A segment of the Paracoccus suum genome:
CTCGGCATCGGTAGGGCTGATGATGCCTTGTGCGGCCAGCATCGCCGCATGGGCCCGACTGCCCCGGATGTCCTGGGCGAACATTCGTTGGTCGAACCCGATCGAGGCATTGATCGCCTGCATGATCGCGTCCGGCCCGGCGGCAAAGCGTCCGCCCCACATGCTGTTGGCCCCGGTATCCGGCCGGGGCGGGGTGGCGGACTGGTCGGTCATCGCAGGTCCTTTGGAAGGTAAATACATGGCTCGGCTCGTCCTTATCACGGCGCTTCTCGGCTTCGCAAACCTTGCCCTTCCGGGGGCCGGCGCGGCGGGTGCGGTCGACTGGGACGCCGCCCGCGCCGCCGGTCTGCCGAAGCTGGCCGAGACAGCCGAGCCCGCACTCGCGCCCGACATTCCCTTTCTTGACAAGGACGGCGCCAAGGTCCGCCTGGCCGACTGGAAGGGCAAGGTCGTGCTGGTCAACTTCTGGGCGACGTGGTGCGCGCCCTGCCGGGCGGAGATGCCCTCGCTCGACGTCCTGCAGCGCGAGTTGGGGGGTGATGATTTCCAGGTCGTGACCATCGCCACCGGCCGCAACCCGGTTCCGGCCATCGAAAAGTTCTATGACGAGATCGGCGTCAAGGACCTGCCCATCCTGCGCGACGAGCGCCAGCAGCTGGCCCGTGCGATGGGCGTTCTGGGCCTGCCGGTGTCGGTGATCCTCGACACCGAGGGGCGCGAGGTCGCGCGCCTGATCGGCGATGCCGACTGGTCGTCCGAGGCCGGCAAGTCAGTCATCATCCAGCTGACAGCGCCCTGACCGCCGCGTGACGCGGGCAAGTCACGACATGGTCGTTGACCATGCCCGTCGCCTCCATGAAGGCATAGGTGATGACCGGCCCGCAAAAGCGGAAACCCTTTTGGTTCAGGGCTTTGCTCATCGCGCTCGAGGCGGGGCTACTTGTCGGGATCTCGCCCGGGCGGAAGGTGTTGTGGACGGGCGCGCCCCCGACAAAATCCCACAGGAAGGGGGCAAACCCCTCGGCCGCCTCGATCTGCAGAAAGGCGCGGGCGCCCCTGATGGCCGATTCGATCTTGCCGCGGTGGCGGATGATGCCGGGGTTTGCCAGCGCGGCGGTGACCTCAGCGTCGCCCCAGGCGGCCACGCGCTCGGGGTCGAACCCCTCGAATACCTCGCGGAAGGCGGCGCGCTTGCGCAGGATGGTGATCCAACTGAGGCCGGCCTGGAATCCGTCCAGCACCAGCTTTTCCCATAGCGCGCGCGGGTCGTATTCCGGCACACCCCATTCCTCGTCGTGGTAGGCGACATAGACCGGGTCGGTTCCACACCAGGCGCAACGATCCTCCATTCGTTAAACTTCTCCGCAGTTTGGCGCTGCCGTTTACCGGCGGTTAGGGCAACCTGGGCTAAATGGCCCTGAGTGTGGGAGGCTGCCAGATGGACGACGGACATGACAGGGCATTAGGCAGCTCGCCTGTGGATCAGGCGATGGCCAAGCAGGCGCGGCTGACCATGGCCACCGTGCGCCGCGCGGTCGACCGGCGCGATGCGGTGCTGGCCTTCCAGCCCGTGGTCCAGGCCGACCGTCCGTCCCGCGCGGCCTTTCACGAAGGGCTGATCCGCATCATCGACGAAACCGGGCGGTTCGTGCCGCTGCGCGATTTCATGCCCCAGGCGGAAACCACGGACCTCGGCCGGCGCATCGACTGCCTCTCCCTGGCGCTGGGCCTCGAGGCACTGGCCGAAGATCCGGCCATGCGCCTGTCCATCAATATGTCGGCCCGATCCATCGGCTATCCCGACTGGCTGGCGACGATGCAGCATTTCACCGGCGGCGATGATCGCATCACTGAACGGCTGGTCCTGGAAATCACCGAAAGCTCTGCCATGGACGAGCCGGAATTGGTGACGGGTTTCATGCGCGATTGGCAAGCGCGCGGCGTCAGTTTCGCGCTGGACGATTTTGGCGCGGGCTACACCTCTTTCCGCTATCTGCGCGATTTCAATTTCGACATGATCAAGGTCGATGGCCAGTTCGTCCGGGAAATCGCATCCCGGCCGGACAATCAGGTGCTGACCCAGGCACTCATCCGCATTGCCCATCATTTCGACATGTTCACCGTGGCGGAATCGGTCGAGACTGCGGATGATGCCGCATTCCTGATCCAGATGGGTGTCGATTGCTTGCAAGGCTTCTATTTCGGCGCGCCGACGATCGTGCCGCCCTGGCGCACGCCCAACGCCTCGGCCCGCCGCTAGGGCTTTGCCCGAGCCCAGAGTTCTTGCGACAAGCGCCAGCTACGACTTGCGCGATGCGCGACACCATGCCTCAATGAAGCCAAGGCCACTGCTTCAAGGGGGGAAGACTATGGCGAGGGTTGCTATCGTAACCGGAGGGTCGCGCGGCATCGGCGCGTCAATATCCAAGGCATTGCAGGAGGCGGGTTATCACGTCGCCGCAAATTACGCGGGAAATGACGCCGCGGCCGAGGCTTTTACCTCCGAAACCGGGATCAAGACCTACAAATGGTCCGTCGCTGATTACGACGCCTGCGCCGAGGGCGTGCGCAAGGTCGAGGCGGAACTGGGCCCCGTTGACGTCCTGATCAACAACGCGGGCATCACCCGCGACGCGATGTTTCACAAGATGACCCCTGCGCAGTGGAAGGAAGTCATCGACACCAACCTGTCCGGCGTCTTCAACATGACCCACCCGGTCTGGGGCGGCATGCGCGATCGCAAGTTCGGCAGGATCATCACCATCAGCTCGATCAATGGACAAAAGGGCCAGGCCGGCCAGGCGAATTACTCGGCCGCAAAGGCAGGCGACATCGGCCTGACCCGTGCCCTCGCGCAGGAGGGCGCGCGCGCCGGCATCACGGTCAACGTCATTGCGCCGGGTTATATCGGCACGGAAATGGTCCGCGCTATCGACGAGCGCGTCTTGGCAGAGCGCATCATCCCCCAGATCCCGGTCGGGCGGCTTGGCGAGCCCGAGGAGATCGCCCGCTGCGCCGTATTCCTCGCCTCGGACGACGCC
Coding sequences within it:
- a CDS encoding TlpA family protein disulfide reductase, whose protein sequence is MARLVLITALLGFANLALPGAGAAGAVDWDAARAAGLPKLAETAEPALAPDIPFLDKDGAKVRLADWKGKVVLVNFWATWCAPCRAEMPSLDVLQRELGGDDFQVVTIATGRNPVPAIEKFYDEIGVKDLPILRDERQQLARAMGVLGLPVSVILDTEGREVARLIGDADWSSEAGKSVIIQLTAP
- a CDS encoding DNA-3-methyladenine glycosylase I, translating into MEDRCAWCGTDPVYVAYHDEEWGVPEYDPRALWEKLVLDGFQAGLSWITILRKRAAFREVFEGFDPERVAAWGDAEVTAALANPGIIRHRGKIESAIRGARAFLQIEAAEGFAPFLWDFVGGAPVHNTFRPGEIPTSSPASSAMSKALNQKGFRFCGPVITYAFMEATGMVNDHVVTCPRHAAVRALSAG
- a CDS encoding EAL domain-containing protein, which translates into the protein MDDGHDRALGSSPVDQAMAKQARLTMATVRRAVDRRDAVLAFQPVVQADRPSRAAFHEGLIRIIDETGRFVPLRDFMPQAETTDLGRRIDCLSLALGLEALAEDPAMRLSINMSARSIGYPDWLATMQHFTGGDDRITERLVLEITESSAMDEPELVTGFMRDWQARGVSFALDDFGAGYTSFRYLRDFNFDMIKVDGQFVREIASRPDNQVLTQALIRIAHHFDMFTVAESVETADDAAFLIQMGVDCLQGFYFGAPTIVPPWRTPNASARR
- the phbB gene encoding acetoacetyl-CoA reductase — protein: MARVAIVTGGSRGIGASISKALQEAGYHVAANYAGNDAAAEAFTSETGIKTYKWSVADYDACAEGVRKVEAELGPVDVLINNAGITRDAMFHKMTPAQWKEVIDTNLSGVFNMTHPVWGGMRDRKFGRIITISSINGQKGQAGQANYSAAKAGDIGLTRALAQEGARAGITVNVIAPGYIGTEMVRAIDERVLAERIIPQIPVGRLGEPEEIARCAVFLASDDAGFITGSTISANGGQYFT